In Nitratiruptor sp. YY09-18, a single window of DNA contains:
- a CDS encoding cytochrome C: protein MKKLLAIALVSLVGWANNCIECHKGIEDIRDPHSGMAKAIAKKAKEAGFGDNSCIVCHGGNPEASTKEEAHKGTIAYFLKHEGPKEFYPDPGSAWINKNTCGMCHKEQVSTQMNNLMNTEQGKIQGALWGFGWNIREHKFANYNLTNLHKRLGTKTYQNYMKRIASKEPQVYVKKTIELPPAPTADEVAKNPKLAAITYLRQECLRCHTASKGRSRRGDFRGMGCSSCHIPYSNDGYYEGGDPTIPKNEPGHMLVHQIQGTRDAKVHVHGLTYSGIPVETCTTCHNRGKRIGVSYQGLMETAYNPTFDKHGKGQPKLHTKHYLHMSEDVHYKKGMLCQDCHTSIDVHGDGKIAGSTLAPVEIECQDCHGTPSKYPWELPLGYGDEFGQKLSHKPRGVTKTLAAYLKKGTYYEPEDGYLLSARGNPIPNVVKVGNEVVVHLASGKDLKLQPLKKLAKEHKLSQAGEVAMVQIGKHLDEMECYACHDTWAPQCYGCHVKVDYSGSKKNVDWLAIAHAHDIHGTDAAKRKNLKDYLIDGEVRETRSYLRWEDPILVRNGEGRIAPAIPGCQTTVTVIGKDGNALVQNHIYTGKDNGKDVLTIDMAPVHSHTVQKEARSCESCHNNPKSMGFGIDEGKVFGDPSKTLIVDLMTADGKVIPKKITIQKPGIENLSFDWSRIIDENASQLVTVGHHWSLSRALHQDELSKLDRRGVCMSCHQTIPDKDLAVSLMVHVAHAADIEIDNEMHKNILHKNLLLSAWMQILGGVLVLGGLLYWLIRRKRR, encoded by the coding sequence ATGAAAAAGCTTTTAGCTATAGCACTTGTGAGTCTAGTTGGATGGGCTAATAACTGTATTGAATGTCACAAGGGAATAGAAGATATTCGAGATCCTCATAGCGGTATGGCAAAGGCTATTGCCAAGAAGGCAAAAGAGGCTGGCTTTGGTGATAACAGCTGTATCGTCTGCCATGGGGGAAATCCTGAGGCAAGTACAAAGGAGGAAGCGCATAAGGGGACTATCGCTTACTTTCTCAAGCATGAAGGCCCCAAAGAGTTTTATCCCGATCCAGGAAGCGCATGGATCAATAAAAACACCTGTGGAATGTGTCACAAAGAGCAAGTAAGTACACAGATGAATAATCTCATGAATACTGAACAAGGAAAGATTCAGGGGGCTTTGTGGGGATTTGGATGGAATATACGAGAGCATAAATTTGCCAACTATAATCTTACAAATCTGCACAAAAGACTTGGCACGAAAACCTATCAAAACTATATGAAGCGCATAGCATCCAAAGAGCCGCAAGTCTATGTGAAAAAGACAATAGAGCTTCCACCAGCACCTACTGCTGATGAGGTAGCAAAGAATCCAAAACTCGCTGCCATTACATATCTGCGCCAAGAGTGTCTGCGCTGCCATACTGCGAGCAAAGGCCGCAGTCGCAGGGGTGATTTTCGTGGGATGGGGTGTAGCAGCTGCCATATACCATACTCCAATGATGGGTACTATGAAGGAGGAGACCCTACAATTCCCAAAAATGAGCCAGGACATATGCTTGTGCACCAGATCCAGGGCACAAGGGATGCAAAAGTGCATGTCCATGGGCTTACATATAGTGGAATTCCAGTTGAGACCTGTACTACCTGCCACAATCGTGGGAAGCGTATAGGTGTAAGCTACCAAGGGCTCATGGAGACAGCTTACAATCCAACCTTTGATAAACATGGCAAAGGACAGCCAAAGCTCCATACCAAACACTATCTACATATGAGTGAGGATGTACACTACAAAAAGGGAATGCTCTGCCAAGACTGCCACACCTCCATCGATGTCCATGGCGATGGCAAGATTGCGGGGAGTACTTTGGCACCAGTGGAGATAGAGTGTCAAGACTGCCACGGTACACCATCGAAGTATCCTTGGGAGCTTCCTTTGGGATACGGGGATGAGTTTGGCCAGAAGCTCTCTCATAAACCTCGCGGAGTCACAAAGACTCTCGCCGCATACCTCAAAAAAGGGACATACTATGAGCCAGAGGATGGATATCTGCTCAGTGCCAGGGGTAATCCAATCCCAAATGTTGTCAAAGTTGGCAATGAAGTGGTAGTCCATCTAGCAAGTGGCAAAGATCTCAAGCTTCAGCCACTCAAAAAGCTGGCCAAAGAGCATAAGCTCTCGCAAGCTGGTGAAGTGGCAATGGTGCAGATTGGCAAGCATTTGGATGAGATGGAGTGCTATGCCTGCCACGATACCTGGGCGCCGCAATGCTATGGATGCCATGTAAAAGTCGATTACAGTGGCAGTAAGAAAAATGTGGACTGGCTTGCAATCGCACATGCGCATGATATCCATGGAACAGATGCAGCTAAACGTAAAAACCTCAAAGATTATCTCATCGATGGTGAGGTGAGAGAGACGAGAAGCTATTTGCGATGGGAAGATCCAATATTGGTGCGCAATGGTGAAGGGCGCATTGCTCCTGCAATCCCTGGATGTCAAACGACAGTGACTGTCATAGGAAAAGATGGAAACGCATTAGTGCAAAACCACATCTACACAGGAAAGGATAACGGCAAAGATGTGCTTACTATTGATATGGCTCCAGTGCACTCGCATACAGTACAAAAAGAAGCAAGAAGCTGTGAGAGCTGCCATAATAATCCAAAATCCATGGGATTTGGGATAGATGAGGGCAAAGTCTTTGGAGATCCGAGCAAAACACTCATTGTCGATCTCATGACTGCAGATGGCAAAGTAATTCCCAAAAAGATTACTATCCAAAAGCCAGGTATTGAAAATCTTTCTTTTGACTGGAGCCGTATTATTGACGAAAATGCTTCGCAGCTTGTTACAGTTGGGCACCACTGGAGTCTTTCACGAGCTTTGCATCAAGATGAACTAAGCAAGCTTGATCGTCGAGGTGTGTGTATGAGCTGTCACCAGACAATTCCTGATAAAGATTTGGCAGTGAGTTTGATGGTGCATGTAGCACATGCGGCAGATATTGAGATAGATAACGAAATGCATAAAAATATCTTGCACAAAAATCTGCTGCTGAGTGCGTGGATG